From Cucumis melo cultivar AY chromosome 1, USDA_Cmelo_AY_1.0, whole genome shotgun sequence, a single genomic window includes:
- the LOC103497540 gene encoding uncharacterized protein LOC103497540 isoform X2, with amino-acid sequence MAEGHKVTLNVYDLSQGLARQLSTTFLGRPIEAIWHTGIVVYGNEYYFGGGIQHDPAGKTPYGKPMRSIDLGTTHVPKDVFEMYLEEISPRYTAETYSLLSHNCNNFSNEVAQFLVGATIPDYILDLPNIVMSSPMGAFILPMIQNLEATLKAGAVPMAPQFNPASTNVPRSSSLVSNSSRTRSKPEVDHAKPFEKTTPAELQTSNAKGIADPLGDARSKVQEEIGREFAAIMATGTLRASEAAALATKKVMQKYGNATLSQG; translated from the exons ATGGCTGAG GGTCACAAAGTCACTTTGAATGTTTATGACTTGAGCCAAGGTCTAGCCCGACAACTTTCCACTACTTTCCTTGGGAGACCTATCGAGGCCATATG GCACACAGGAATTGTTGTGTATGGCAATGAATACTACTTTGGTGGAGGTATTCAACATGATCCTGCTGGAAAAACTCCATATGGGAAACCAATGCGGTCGATAGATTTAGGAACAACTCACGTGCCCAAGGACGTTTTTGAGATGTACTTGGAGGAGATCAGCCCGCGTTACACAGCCGAAACCTATAGTTTACTCTCACATAATTGCAACAACTTCAGTAATGAAGTTGCACAATTTTTGGTTGGTGCAACCATTCCTGATTACATTCTTGACCTCCCTAACATAGTTATGAGCAGTCCAATGGGTGCCTTCATAT TGCCCATGATTCAAAATTTGGAAGCTACATTGAAGGCAGGTGCAGTTCCGATGGCCCCCCAGTTCAATCCTGCTTCAACTAACGTCCCTAGATCATCATCATTGGTCTCGAATAGCTCTAGGACTCGGTCAAAGCCAGAGGTAGATCATGCCAAGCCTTTTGAGAAGACAACCCCTGCAGAACTGCAGACATCTAATGCAAAGGGGATTGCCGACCCACTAGGGGATGCTCGTAGCAAGGTGCAGGAAGAGATCGGCCGGGAATTTGCAGCAATCATGGCAACGGGGACACTGCGTGCGAGTGAAGCGGCAGCATTGGCAACAAAAAAAGTGATGCAGAAGTATGGAAATGCTACTCTATCTCAGGGATAG
- the LOC103497540 gene encoding uncharacterized protein LOC103497540 isoform X1: MAEEGHKVTLNVYDLSQGLARQLSTTFLGRPIEAIWHTGIVVYGNEYYFGGGIQHDPAGKTPYGKPMRSIDLGTTHVPKDVFEMYLEEISPRYTAETYSLLSHNCNNFSNEVAQFLVGATIPDYILDLPNIVMSSPMGAFILPMIQNLEATLKAGAVPMAPQFNPASTNVPRSSSLVSNSSRTRSKPEVDHAKPFEKTTPAELQTSNAKGIADPLGDARSKVQEEIGREFAAIMATGTLRASEAAALATKKVMQKYGNATLSQG; this comes from the exons ATGGCTGAG GAGGGTCACAAAGTCACTTTGAATGTTTATGACTTGAGCCAAGGTCTAGCCCGACAACTTTCCACTACTTTCCTTGGGAGACCTATCGAGGCCATATG GCACACAGGAATTGTTGTGTATGGCAATGAATACTACTTTGGTGGAGGTATTCAACATGATCCTGCTGGAAAAACTCCATATGGGAAACCAATGCGGTCGATAGATTTAGGAACAACTCACGTGCCCAAGGACGTTTTTGAGATGTACTTGGAGGAGATCAGCCCGCGTTACACAGCCGAAACCTATAGTTTACTCTCACATAATTGCAACAACTTCAGTAATGAAGTTGCACAATTTTTGGTTGGTGCAACCATTCCTGATTACATTCTTGACCTCCCTAACATAGTTATGAGCAGTCCAATGGGTGCCTTCATAT TGCCCATGATTCAAAATTTGGAAGCTACATTGAAGGCAGGTGCAGTTCCGATGGCCCCCCAGTTCAATCCTGCTTCAACTAACGTCCCTAGATCATCATCATTGGTCTCGAATAGCTCTAGGACTCGGTCAAAGCCAGAGGTAGATCATGCCAAGCCTTTTGAGAAGACAACCCCTGCAGAACTGCAGACATCTAATGCAAAGGGGATTGCCGACCCACTAGGGGATGCTCGTAGCAAGGTGCAGGAAGAGATCGGCCGGGAATTTGCAGCAATCATGGCAACGGGGACACTGCGTGCGAGTGAAGCGGCAGCATTGGCAACAAAAAAAGTGATGCAGAAGTATGGAAATGCTACTCTATCTCAGGGATAG